One genomic segment of Scomber japonicus isolate fScoJap1 chromosome 23, fScoJap1.pri, whole genome shotgun sequence includes these proteins:
- the ucn3l gene encoding urocortin 3, like — protein sequence MLSSLKTLLLLSVLCTPTSSLCLRLYHTRPDLLCNDQLTVGVRDENEPGYIPMDGWGSLLQSEEYLSSSSSSSAESSREKRTSSPANYRFMSRTKLRGQMLRNSSKGDRRSRLTLSLDVPTNIMNVLFDVAKAKNLRAKAAENARLLAQIGRRK from the coding sequence ATGCTGTCGTCCCTGAAgaccctgctgctgctctcgGTCCTGTGCACACCGACCTCCAGCCTGTGCCTCCGCCTCTACCACACCCGCCCCGACCTCCTCTGTAACGACCAGCTGACAGTCGGGGTCCGGGACGAGAACGAGCCGGGTTACATCCCCATGGACGGCTGGGGATCCCTCTTGCAGTCCGAGGAgtatctctcctcctcctcttcttcttctgccgAGTCCAGTCGGGAAAAAAGGACTTCAAGTCCCGCAAACTACCGCTTCATGAGCCGGACGAAGCTCAGAGGGCAGATGCTCCGCAACAGCAGCAAGGGGGACCGCAGGAGCAGGCTGACCCTGTCCCTGGACGTCCCGACTAACATCATGAACGTCCTCTTTGATGTGGCCAAAGCCAAAAACCTGCGCGCCAAGGCGGCTGAGAACGCGCGCCTCCTGGCTCAGATTGGACGGAGAAAGTGA
- the copg2 gene encoding coatomer subunit gamma-2, translating to MIKKFDKKDEESGSGSNPFQHLEKSAVLQEARIFNETPINPRRCLHILTKIIYLLNQGEHFGTTEATEAFFAMTRLFQSNDQTLRRMCYLTIKEMANISEDVIIVTSSLTKDMTGKEDVYRGPAIRALCRITDTTMLQAIERYMKQAIVDKVPSVSSSALVSSLHMVKMSYDVVKRWVNEAQEAASSDNIMVQYHALGLLYHLRKNDRLAVTKMLNKFTKSGLKSPFAYCMLIRIASKLLDETEGGHDSPLFDFIESCLRNKNEMVVYEAASAIVHMPNCTARELAPAVSVLQLFCSSPKAALRYAAVRTLNKVAMKHPSAVTACNLDLENLITDSNRSIATLAITTLLKTGSESSVDRLMKQISSFVSEISDEFKVVVVQAISALCQKYPRKHSVMMNFLSNMLRDDGGFEYKRAIVDCIISIIEENPESKETGLAHLCEFIEDCEHTVLATKILHLLGKEGPRTPQPSKYIRFIFNRVVLESEAVRAAAVSALAKFGAQNDDLLPSVLVLMQRCMMDSDDEVRDRATFYMNVLQQKQKALNAAYIFNGLSVSIPGLEKSLHQYTLEPTEKPFDMKTVPLATTPITEQKTEIAPVATSKLPEKLAPSRQDIYQEQLASIPEFQSLGPLFKSSEPVQLTEAETEYVVRCIKHTFARHMVFQFDCTNTLNDQLLQKVVVQMEPSESYEVIHYIPAPSLPYSQPGSCYTLVRLPDDDPTAVSCTFSCTMKYLVRDCDPNTGEPDDDGYDDEYVLEDLEVTVADHIQKVLKPNFGAAWEEVGDENEKEETFALASVRTLDEAVGNIISFLGMQPCERSDKVPENKNSHVLFLAGVFRGGHDVLVRARLALADGVTMQVTVRSSEETVVDVILASVG from the exons ATGATTAAAAAGTTTGATAAGAAGGACGAGGAGTCTG GAAGTGGGTCAAACCCTTTCCAACATCTGGAGAAGAGTGCCGTTTTGCAAGAG GCACGCATCTTTAATGAGACTCCCATCAACCCAAGAAGATGTCTTCACATTCTCACCAAGATTATTTACCTCCTCAACCAG GGGGAGCATTTTGGGACCACAGAGGCCACCGAGGCCTTCTTTGCGATGACCAGGCTCTTTCAATCCAATGAT caaACCCTGAGAAGGATGTGCTACCTGACCATCAAAGAGATGGCCAACATCTCTGAGGACGTCATCATTGTCACCAGCAG CCTGACCAAAGACATGACTGGGAAGGAAGATGTGTACAGAGGACCTGCTATCAGAGCTCTCTGCAGGATTACAGAT ACCACCATGCTGCAGGCTATTGAGAGATACATGAAGCAGGCTATTGTTGACAAGGTGCCCAGTGTGTCCAGTTCAGCCCTGGTCTCCTCACTG cACATGGTGAAGATGAGCTACGATGTGGTAAAGCGCTGGGTGAATGAAGCGCAGGAGGCTGCTTCCAGTGACAATATCATGGTCCAG TACCATGCCCTGGGTCTTTTATATCACCTAAGGAAGAACGACCGTCTCGCTGTGACCAAGATGCTCAACAAGTTCACCAAGTCTGGTCTCAAGTCTCCCTTTGCTTACTGCATGCTCATCCGGATTGCCAGCAAACTGCTGGACGAGACAGAGGGAGG TCACGACAGTCCCTTGTTTGACTTCATTGAGAGCTGCCTGAGGAACAAGAATGAGATGGTGGTGTACGAGGCTGCCTCTGCCATTGTTCACATGCCCAACTGTACCGCTAGAGAGCTTGCACCCGCTGTATCTG TGCTGCAGCTGTTCTGTAGCTCTCCCAAAGCAGCATTAAGATACGCTGCAGTCAGGACCCTCAACAAG GTGGCCATGAAGCATCCGTCAGCTGTGACTGCGTGTAACCTGGACCTGGAGAACCTGATCACCGACTCAAACCGCAGCATCGCTACGCTGGCCATCACTACTCTGCTCAAGACCGGCAGTGAGAGCAGCGTGGACCGACTCATGAAGCAAATCTCCTCGTTTGTCTCTGAGATCTCAGATGAGTTCAag gtggtggtggtgcaggCCATCAGCGCTCTGTGTCAGAAGTATCCCAGGAAACACAGTGTCATGATGAACTTCTTGTCCAACATGCTCCGAGACGAT GGCGGGTTCGAGTACAAGCGGGCCATCGTGGATtgcatcatcagcatcatcgaGGAGAACCCAGAGAGCAAGGAGACGGGTCTGGCTCACCTGTGCGAGTTCATCGAGGACTGCGAGCACACTGTGTTAGCCACAAAGATCCTGCACCTGCTGGGCAAAGAGGGTCCACGCACGCCCCAGCCCTCCAAGTACATCCGCTTCATCTTCAACCGAGTGGTGCTGGAGAGCGAGGCGGTTCGTGCAG CTGCTGTCAGCGCTTTAGCTAAATTTGGAGCTCAGAATGATGATCTGCTGCCAAGTGTCCTGGTTCTCATGCAgag GTGTATGATGGACAGTGATGACGAGGTGCGTGACAGAGCTACTTTCTACATGAACGTTCTACAGCAGAAACAGAAGGCACTTAATGCTGCCTACATTTTCAAcg GTTTGTCCGTTTCCATCCCTGGCCTGGAGAAATCCCTCCACCAGTACACGTTGGAGCCCACAGAGAAACCTTTTGACATGAAGACCGTACCTCTCGCTACTACTCCCATCACAGAACAGAAAACAG AAATCGCCCCTGTTGCTACCAGCAAGCTGCCAGAGAAGTTGGCCCCATCACGCCAGGACATTTATCAGG AACAACTGGCGTCCATCCCAGAGTTCCAGTCCCTCGGCCCACTCTTCAAGTCTTCTGAGCCGGTGCAGCTGACAGAGGCCGAAACGGAATACGTGGTGCGCTGCATCAAACACACCTTCGCCAGGCATATGGTCTTCCAGTTCGACTGCACAAACACTCTGAATGACCAGCTCCTGCAAAAG GTGGTAGTACAGATGGAGCCATCAGAGTCTTACGAGGTGATACACTACATCCCCGCCCCCAGCCTCCCCTACAGTCAGCCTGGTTCTTGCTACACTCTGGTCCGCCTGCCTGACGATGACCCCACCGCTG TGTCTTGCACATTCAGCTGTACTATGAAGTACCTCGTCAGAGACTGTGACCCCAACACAGGAGAGCCTGATGACGACGGTTATGACGATGAATATGTG CTGGAGGATCTGGAGGTGACAGTCGCAGACCACATCCAGAAGGTTTTGAAACCAAACTTTGGAGCAGCCTGGGAGGAAGTTGGAGACGAAAATGAAAAGGAAGAGACTTTCGCTCTGGCGTCTGTACGCACTTTAGACG AGGCGGTGGGTAACATCATCAGCTTCCTGGGAATGCAGCCATGCGAGCGCTCCGACAAAGTTCCCGAAAACAAGAACTCACACGTCCTCTTCCTTGCTG GTGTGTTTCGGGGAGGTCATGATGTGCTGGTTCGTGCCCGCCTGGCGCTGGCTGACGGCGTCACTATGCAGGTGACGGTTCGCAGTAGTGAAGAGACGGTCGTTGATGTCATCCTGGCCTCCGTGGGCTAA